A region from the Brassica napus cultivar Da-Ae chromosome C8, Da-Ae, whole genome shotgun sequence genome encodes:
- the LOC106414908 gene encoding SNF1-related protein kinase regulatory subunit beta-2 isoform X1, giving the protein MGNVNARDEANSSHNNNNASPLEDNDGEIHSRHHHQPMSSDTAPPPPPELMGQSPPQSPRATQSPLMFTPQVPVRPLQRPDEIHIPNPSWMQAPSYEEACNEQGIPTMITWCHGGKEIAVEGSWDNWKTRSRLQRSGKDFTIMKVLPSGVYEYRFIVDGQWRHAPELPLARDDAGNTFNLLDLQDYVPEDIESISGFEPPQSPEASYSSLLLGAEDYSKEPPLVPPHLQMTLLNLPPASPDIPSPLPRPQHVILNHLYMQKGKSGPSVVALGSTHRFLAKYVTVVLYKSLQR; this is encoded by the exons atgggcAACGTGAACGCGAGAGACGAAGCGAACAGTagccacaacaacaacaacgcaTCTCCACTGGAAGACAACGACGGTGAGATTCACTCTCGCCATCATCATCAACCCATGTCTTCCGACaccgctcctcctcctcctcctgagCTCATGGGCCAATCTCCTCCTCAATCCCCTCGCGCCACTCAATCTCCCCTCATGTTTACTCCTCAG GTACCGGTGCGTCCTCTTCAAAGACCAGATGAAATCCACATCCCAAACCCTTCTTGGATGCAGGCCCCTTCCTACGAAGAGGCTTGTAACGAGCAAGGCATCCCCACCATGATCACTTGGTGCCATGGAGGCAAGGAGATTGCTGTTGAAGGGTCTTGGGACAATTGGAAGACAAG AAGTCGGCTGCAGAGATCTGGCAAAGACTTCACTATAATGAAAGTCTTGCCTTCAGGTGTCTATGAGTACAGGTTCATCGTTGATGGACAGTGGAGGCATGCCCCTGAGCTCCCTCTAGCTCGTGACGACGCTGGCAACACTTTCAAccttttggacctccag GACTATGTACCAGAAGACATTGAAAGCATATCTGGTTTTGAGCCACCGCAATCACCAGAGGCTAGTTACAGCAGCTTGCTTCTAGGCGCTGAGGACTACTCCAAAGAACCCCCTCTGGTTCCGCCGCACCTGCAGATGACACTGCTGAACTTGCCTCCAGCCAGCCCTGACATCCCATCTCCTTTGCCGAGACCTCAGCACGTCATTCTCAACCATCTTTACATGCAGAAAGGCAAAAGCGGTCCATCTGTGGTCGCCCTTGGTTCCACTCACCGCTTTCTCGCCAAGTACGTAACTGTGGTGCTCTACAAGTCCCTCCAGAGGTGA
- the LOC106414908 gene encoding SNF1-related protein kinase regulatory subunit beta-2 isoform X2 → MGNVNARDEANSSHNNNNASPLEDNDGEIHSRHHHQPMSSDTAPPPPPELMGQSPPQSPRATQSPLMFTPQVPVRPLQRPDEIHIPNPSWMQAPSYEEACNEQGIPTMITWCHGGKEIAVEGSWDNWKTSRLQRSGKDFTIMKVLPSGVYEYRFIVDGQWRHAPELPLARDDAGNTFNLLDLQDYVPEDIESISGFEPPQSPEASYSSLLLGAEDYSKEPPLVPPHLQMTLLNLPPASPDIPSPLPRPQHVILNHLYMQKGKSGPSVVALGSTHRFLAKYVTVVLYKSLQR, encoded by the exons atgggcAACGTGAACGCGAGAGACGAAGCGAACAGTagccacaacaacaacaacgcaTCTCCACTGGAAGACAACGACGGTGAGATTCACTCTCGCCATCATCATCAACCCATGTCTTCCGACaccgctcctcctcctcctcctgagCTCATGGGCCAATCTCCTCCTCAATCCCCTCGCGCCACTCAATCTCCCCTCATGTTTACTCCTCAG GTACCGGTGCGTCCTCTTCAAAGACCAGATGAAATCCACATCCCAAACCCTTCTTGGATGCAGGCCCCTTCCTACGAAGAGGCTTGTAACGAGCAAGGCATCCCCACCATGATCACTTGGTGCCATGGAGGCAAGGAGATTGCTGTTGAAGGGTCTTGGGACAATTGGAAGACAAG TCGGCTGCAGAGATCTGGCAAAGACTTCACTATAATGAAAGTCTTGCCTTCAGGTGTCTATGAGTACAGGTTCATCGTTGATGGACAGTGGAGGCATGCCCCTGAGCTCCCTCTAGCTCGTGACGACGCTGGCAACACTTTCAAccttttggacctccag GACTATGTACCAGAAGACATTGAAAGCATATCTGGTTTTGAGCCACCGCAATCACCAGAGGCTAGTTACAGCAGCTTGCTTCTAGGCGCTGAGGACTACTCCAAAGAACCCCCTCTGGTTCCGCCGCACCTGCAGATGACACTGCTGAACTTGCCTCCAGCCAGCCCTGACATCCCATCTCCTTTGCCGAGACCTCAGCACGTCATTCTCAACCATCTTTACATGCAGAAAGGCAAAAGCGGTCCATCTGTGGTCGCCCTTGGTTCCACTCACCGCTTTCTCGCCAAGTACGTAACTGTGGTGCTCTACAAGTCCCTCCAGAGGTGA
- the LOC106415213 gene encoding lysine-specific histone demethylase 1 homolog 3, producing MDGKGKKCGSKKESKVFDFEDDDEPIGSLLKVMKHKTATKSKVETETTGKQRQKGAVEKKLTHVRKDSEDMDDTLASFRKRLKGHKKRVRNDKDVPPVDTVTDSNLIPSPDMADDASELGREGTVNKKSLDDIYKTKVKSSTRSVTLEKEADADDKSKRPLPNVDVYPPVDRKDVSVPSPDQHIHLGEPESESGHFREEKIVMCDCGIQFNFEDRSLDSNSEVAICQKCKRSSHRDASNGGGIQVNTLKDGTAEASPVSVTPYEDEDFRGDAVSLPNSGKPSTLQRPERIARKRKHENMVYGEDMNWENEQGFLDCQSDKSFKGSDKCDFGPFISKEFEIGRAAAVAAGLKAQSVSPVEKTILKEVLKRKGSHQEYLRCRNSILGLWSKNVSRILPVTECVVGHSESEFPSAGLIREVYKFLDQRGYINTGVSSVRGKGGPSTNHDDDLSQGKKLEESSMASVANSDGDTFIFGQVKAVESTSEGKNCALQNDETEIVECATSAMLGSTRKTCEASIIDDCKHSVSINALLADANAPKVEKCPETISVRKTVLSSTLSSANCDQMRGRDCVQGEVEDEKKVIVIGAGPAGLTAARHLQRQGFSVTVLEARSRVGGRVYTDRSSLSVPVDLGASIITGIEADVPSERMPDPSALVCNQLGLELSVLHGFCPLYDTVTGEKVPPELDDALQGEFNSLIDDMDLLVEEIGKDRANKMSLEDGLEYGLQRLRMPHEKVNIERFGIGNSINGSFSRTGITGTFKHDGRLKEDFLNPLERRVMNWHFAHTEYGCAAVLKEVSLSNWNQDEFYGGFGGPHAMIKGGYSRVAESLAEGLDIRLNNVVSEVSYASDVSAMHNNKHKVIVSTSNGGEYLGDAVLVTVPLGCLKAETIKFSPPLPDWKYSSIKQLGFGVLNKVVLEFSKVFWDDSLDYFGATAEETDQRGECFMFWNVKKTVGAPVLIALVVGKAAVDYKDKSKSEHVNHAMMVLRKLFGGDLVPDPVASVVTDWGADPYSYGAYSYVAIGASGEDYDVLGRPVQNCLFFAGEATCKEHPDTVGGAMMTGVREAVRIIDILRSGNDYTAEIETLEKAQRKSVSIRDEVSDLIKRLEVVELSNVLARHSLLRNMFFSAKTTVGRLHLAKELLNLPGETLKSFAGTKEGLTVLNSWILDSMGKNGTQLLRHCVHILVRVTSDLFAVRLSGIGKTVKEKVCAHTSRDIRAIASQLVNVWLELYRKEKANREMKSLRRTNPTNISRIRRKQNSEDADSKGNLSNGNYTTTDGEIEDNQLPMSEEEKAVFATAEAARVAAEAAAKAFSEAYQSTSLQLPKIPSFHKFARREQYAKMDESDFKKKFPGNVLGRQDCMSEIDSRNCKVRDWYDFPASCLDPDSSRVQVDNCSQRSHSNELGSHSKFRECSRESGAAETSVFTGAWVDTGGSSDGVKDYNAIDRWQSQAAAADPEFFNRALHMKDEEGSMACSTGPPSWKHDQPANEGSMSQVTVNKEPRKSHIRGADRLKQGVVDFVASLLMTPYRAKKIDRDVYKSIMKKTATKVMQQTTDAEKAMAVPQFLDSKRKNKIRDFVDKQVDKYIAMAKVAKP from the exons ATGGATGGGAAGGGGAAGAAATGTGGTTCCAAGAAAGAATCTAAGGTTTTTGATttcgaagatgatgatgaacctATCGGATCTCTCTTGAAAGTTATGAAGCACAAAACTGCTACTAAGAGTAAAGTTGAGACTGAGACTACTGGTAAACAGAGGCAGAAAGGGGCTGTGGAGAAGAAATTGACTCATGTACGCAAGGATTCTGAGGATATGGATGACACCTTAGCCAGTTTTAGGAAGAGATTGAAGGGTCACAAGAAAAGGGTTAGGAATGACAAGGATGTTCCTCCGGTTGATACTGTGACTGATTCTAATTTGATCCCAAGCCCTGATATGGCTGACGATGCATCTGAGCTTGGCAGGGAAGGTACTGTCAACAAAAAGAGCTTGGATGATATCTATAAAACCAAGGTTAAATCGAGTACAAGATCAGTGACATTAGAGAAGGAAGCAGATGCAGATGATAAATCCAAGAGACCGCTGCCAAATGTCGATGTTTATCCTCCTGTTGATAGAAAAGATGTTTCAGTTCCTTCTCCTGATCAGCACATACACCTAGGAGAGCCAGAATCAGAGTCTGGTCATTTCCGAGAGGAAAAAATTGTTATGTGTGATTGTGGGATCCAATTTAATTTTGAGGACCGTTCCCTTGATTCTAACTCTGAGGTTGCGATCTGTCAGAAGTGCAAGCGTTCTTCACACCGTGACGCTTCTAACGGAGGTGGTATCCAAGTTAATACTCTCAAAGATGGAACTGCTGAAGCTTCCCCGGTTTCAGTAACTCCCTATGAAGATGAAGATTTCCGAGGTGATGCAGTTTCATTACCTAATTCTGGGAAGCCATCCACCTTGCAACGTCCAGAGCGCATTGCTAGAAAGCGTAAGCATGAAAACATGGTGTATGGAGAAGATATGAATTGGGAGAACGAGCAAGGCTTTCTGGATTGTCAAAGTGACAAGTCCTTTAAAGGAAGCGACAAGTGTGATTTCGGTCCATTTATTTCCAAGGAATTTGAGATTGGTAGAGCAGCTGCGGTGGCAGCTGGCCTTAAAGCCCAGTCGGTTAGTCCGGTGGAGAAGACTATACTTAAAGAGGTATTGAAGCGCAAAGGGAGCCATCAGGAGTACCTACGTTGCAG GAATTCTATCTTAGGTCTGTGGAGTAAAAATGTCAGCCGGATTTTACCTGTCACCGAGTGTGTTGTTGGCCATTCTGAGAGTGAATTTCCTTCAGCTGGCCTTATCAGAGAGGTCTATAAGTTTCTTGATCAGAGA GGATATATAAATACTGGGGTTTCATCTGTGAGGGGAAAAGGGGGTCCTTCGACTAATCATGATGATGATCTTTCTCAGGGGAAAAAGCTTGAAGAAAGTTCTATGGCTTCTGTTGCAAATTCTGACGGAGATACTTTTATCTTTGGTCAGGTCAAAGCCGTTGAATCGACTAGCGAGGGTAAGAACTGTGCTCTCCAAAATGATGAAACAGAAATTGTAGAATGTGCGACCTCAGCAATGTTGGGATCTACCAGAAAAACATGCGAGGCAAGCATTATTGACGATTGCAAACATTCTGTCAGCATAAATGCTTTACTAGCAGATGCTAATGCACCCAAGGTCGAAAAGTGTCCGGAAACAATTTCAGTACGGAAGACTGTTTTGTCTAGCACACTGTCCTCTGCAAATTGTGATCAAATGAGAGGAAGAGACTGTGTTCAGGGTGAGGttgaagatgagaaaaaggtAATAGTTATTGGAGCCGGTCCCGCTGGATTAACAGCAGCACGTCATTTACAGCGCCAAGGTTTTTCTGTCACAGTTCTTGAGGCAAGAAGTAGAGTAGGTGGTCGTGTATATACAGACCGGTCCTCTCTTTCAGTTCCTGTGGATCTGGGGGCCAGCATAATTACAGGAATTGAGGCTGATGTGCCATCTGAAAGAATGCCAGATCCATCAGCATTGGTCTGTAACCAGTTAGGTCTGGAGTTGAGTGTTTTGCATGGATTCTGTCCCCTTTATGATACTGTAACAGGGGAAAAGGTTCCTCCAGAATTAGATGATGCTTTACAAGGAGAGTTCAACAGTCTGATTGATGATATGGATTTGCTTGTTGAGGAGATAGGCAAGGATAGAGCAAATAAAATGTCGCTCGAGGATGGTCTAGAATATGGCCTCCAGCGGCTGAGGATGCCACATGAGAAGGTGAACATTGAAAGATTCGGGATTGGCAATTCAATTAATGGTTCATTCTCAAGAACAGGCATCACTGGTACCTTTAAGCATGATGGAAGGTTAAAAGAGGATTTTTTGAATCCGTTGGAGCGAAGAGTTATGAATTGGCATTTTGCTCATACAGAGTATGGTTGTGCTGCTGTCCTCAAGGAAGTTTCGCTTTCTAACTGGAATCAAGATGAGTTTTATGGCGGGTTTGGAGGGCCACATGCTATGATTAAAGGTGGTTATAGCAGAGTTGCTGAGTCGCTTGCTGAAGGACTTGATATTCGCTTGAACAATGTAGTTTCTGAGGTATCTTATGCCTCTGATGTCTCCGCCATGCATAACAACAAGCATAAAGTAATAGTTAGTACATCAAATGGTGGTGAGTATCTTGGAGATGCTGTTCTGGTTACTGTTCCTCTTGGGTGCTTGAAAGCAGAAACCATTAAGTTTTCACCACCGTTGCCGGACTGGAAATATTCATCAATCAAACAACTTGGTTTTGGAGTTCTAAATAAAGTTGTGTTGGAGTTCTCAAAGGTATTTTGGGATGATAGCTTGGATTATTTTGGGGCAACTGCTGAGGAAACCGATCAAAGAGGtgaatgttttatgttttggaaTGTCAAAAAAACTGTTGGTGCTCCCGTTCTGATAGCTTTGGTGGTTGGGAAGGCTGCGGTTGACTATAAAGACAAGAGTAAGTCTGAGCATGTGAATCATGCAATGATGGTTCTTCGGAAGCTTTTTGGTGGGGATCTGGTGCCTGATCCTGTTGCTTCGGTAGTTACTGACTGGGGCGCTGATCCTTACAGTTATGGTGCCTACTCATATGTTGCTATTGGTGCCTCTGGTGAAGATTATGATGTACTGGGAAGGCCTGTTCAGAATTGTTTGTTCTTTGCTGGTGAGGCAACATGCAAAGAGCATCCTGACACTGTCGGTGGCGCAATGATGACTGGAGTCCGGGAAGCTGTGCGTATAATCGATATATTAAGAAGTGGAAATGATTATACAGCTGAAATAGAAACACTAGAAAAGGCGCAGAGGAAATCTGTATCTATAAGGGATGAAGTCAGCGACCTAATAAAGAGACTTGAAGTTGTTGAGCTGTCTAATGTGTTGGCTAGACACTCATTGCTTCGGAACATGTTCTTCTCTGCCAAAACAACTGTTGGGCGTTTGCATCTAGCCAAGGAGTTGCTTAACCTACCTGGTGAAACCTTGAAATCCTTTGCTGGTACAAAAGAAGGGCTTACAGTGCTGAACTCTTGGATCCTG GATTCGATGGGGAAGAATGGAACCCAGCTTTTACGTCATTGTGTACATATTCTTGTTCGAGTTACGAGCGATCTCTTTGCCGTGAGGCTCTCAG GCATTGGAAAGACTGTGAAAGAAAAGGTTTGTGCACACACGAGCCGTGATATCCGTGCCATTGCAAGTCAGCTTGTTAATGTGTGGTTGGAACTTTACCGGAAAGAAAAAGCTAATAGGGAAATGAAATCATTGAGACGAACAAACCCTACAAATATCTCTAGAATAAGAAGAAAGCAGAATAGTGAGGATGCAGACAGTAAGGGAAATCTTAGCAATGGCAACTATACGACAACAGATGGAGAGATTGAGGACAACCAGCTACCTATGTCAGAGGAAGAAAAGGCTGTGTTTGCTACAGCTGAGGCTGCTCGTGTAGCAGCTGAAGCAGCTGCAAAG GCATTTTCTGAGGCCTATCAAAGTACTTCATTGCAGCTTCCTAAGATTCCCTCGTTCCATAAATTTGCCAGGCGAGAGCAGTATGCAAAAATGGACGAATCTGATTTTAAGAAAAAGTTTCCAGGCAACGTCTTAGGAAGACAAGATTGTATGTCAGAGATAGACTCTAGGAACTGCAAAGTTCGGGACTGGTATGATTTCCCTGCCTCCTGTCTTGACCCTGACAGTTCAAGGGTTCAGGTCGACAATTGTTCACAGCGTAGCCATTCGAATGAACTTGGATCTCATTCAAAGTTCAGAGAATGTTCTAGAGAGAGTGGGGCTGCGGAAACCAGTGTTTTTACCGGGGCATGGGTTGATACTGGCGGTAGTAGCGATGGTGTCAAGGATTACAATGCAATAGATAGATGGCAATCTCAAGCTGCTGCTGCTGATCCTGAATTTTTCAACCGTGCGTTGCatatgaaggatgaagaaggtTCGATGGCATGTTCGACGGGTCCTCCTAGTTGGAAGCATGACCAACCCGCGAATGAAGGTTCTATGTCACAGGTTACAGTGAATAAAGAGCCACGTAAAAGTCATATCAGGGGTGCAGATCGGTTGAAACAGGGGGTTGTAGATTTTGTTGCATCGTTGCTTATGACCCCATATAGAGCAAAGAAAATTGATAGAGATGTATACAAGTCAATAATGAAGAAGACAGCAACAAAG GTAATGCAGCAAACAACAGACGCGGAGAAAGCCATGGCTGTTCCCCAATTCCTTGACTCAAAGCGGAAAAACAAG ATTCGTGACTTTGTGGACAAACAAGTTGACAAGTACATTGCGATGGCTAAAGTTGCAAAACCTTGA